The window TGGCCTTGGCGTTAACGTTGCCCATTTGAAAGAGTCTCTGGACCACAGCCATGTCGTCCTCTCGCCCCACAGAAGTAAGTGCCGCCAACATGAGGGCAGAGTAGCCAGCTCGATTCTGGTGGTCAATCTTGCAGACCCCTAGGAAAGCGAAGAGGCATCAGTTCAAGAAGCCGACACCTAAATTTGTCCACTCACTTCCCTCCAAGCATCAAGTTCACCATCTGTTTAGCCAGCTTGGTCACTGAGGGTCATGCATGATTTTACTTGTTCCTCTACCTTACAAGGCTCTTCCCTCTCCAGGAGCCATGTGGCCCTTCTCACCTTTAGAGTTCTGTTTCCATCTCACTGAAAGGTTTCCTCACCTCCCTATTACAAACAGGTTTGGAGACTTGGTTCTGTCCAAACCATCGTATCCCCCAGTACCTAGAGCAATACCTCCCActaattgttcagtcactcagtcgtgtctgactgcaaccccatggactgcagcacaccatgcctccctgtccttcactgttttctggagtttgctcaagttcatgtccattgaattggtgatgccatccaaccatctcatcctctgttgccctcttccaccttcaatgtttcccagcatcagggtcttttccaatgagctggctcttcgcatcaggtggccagaatactggagcttcagcatcagtccttccaatgaatagtcaaggttgatttcctataggattgactggtttgatctccttgcagtccaagggactctttgagtcttcaacaccacagttggaaagcatcaataaAAGGACTACTGTCCACAAAGCCACCATTGTTGGTTCCCCAGAGAACTGTCAGCTGGGCCCCCCTGGTGTCCCAACTCCATTCCAGtttccacacagcagccagaacaGATCAAAAGAAATTTGGCCCCatcacatgaatttgagcaaacctccagggcaaaagagcctggcatgctgctgtccatgaggtcacaaagaatcagatacgactgagcaactgaacaattccATATGACTAGTATCCTCAGAAGAAACAGATCGCCATGTGATGCTGAAGGCAGAGATGAGCTGCCATCAGTAGAAACTTGGGAGAAAGGCATGGAATAATTTCACTCTGACCCCTAATAATGAACCAGTCCTGTGAACTTAATGGCGTCCTGAACTGCAACACAATTTGTTCTAAACAAATTGTGGCACTTTGTGGTACTTTTTACAGCAGCCCTGGGAAACAGCTTGGTTGTTGCTGCCTGTCCTTTACAGATGAACACAAATGTCAGCTCCATTTCCTCTAGGGTCAGTTCTGTTGCCATCTTGGCCCCCTCCCACACATCATAGCACCTACCTCTGGATCTCATTCCCCAGGGTGTTCAATGCTTGGGTACCCCCACCATTCTGAAAGCTCAAGACTAGGTGCAGTTTGGGGAGATGAATGGTGGGAGAGGTTTGGGGAAAGGAGATCTGAGACAGTGGGCTGAGAAGTAAACAGTTTTAAGTCAcagcgcttccctggtggtacagtggttaagactgtgctgccaatgcagggggcccgaggttccatccctgttcagggagctagatcccacatgctacaactaagatttTGCATTccacaacaaagatcctgcatgagaCAAGACCTGGTACAaccaagtaaattttttaaaaaggtgggaTAGTTAAGTCAGGACTAAGGGCATCCCCCAGTTGTGTGGCCTATTGTCTAGGTGTCCATTCCTCTCACAAGCCTCTGTGACCCTGGTGGAGGATGTTAGGTGCAGAAGGGGCTCAAAGTAACCACAGTGGGGTGTCTGCAGCTCGCCAGGCACCCCATCTATCTTCCCCCGCCTGCTTTTCCCTTCTGAGGCCTTGCTAAGGAAGGATCCTAAACTAAAGGATTACCCTGTTTCTTGATTCCCTTCCCTGATTTTATCTTGTCATGGCCTTTACCTCTGTTGGAAATTATGTTTGATACTTATCAAGTAAAACTGATCCTTCTCTCCACTCCCTACACGCACCCGCCCAGAGCTCCCATTCATGAaagctcattcattcaacaaacaccaGAGGGTCTACTGTGTGCCTCAATGAAGTCTGATAAGCAAGCAGGATGAAGTGAGGGAAGGGCAGCAGGAGGACTTTGAGAGAGTACATAAAGGAGAAGTTAATAACAGGCCAGAGGGGGAGCAAGGAGACAGTGCAGTGAAACTGGGTGGGAGCAATGGCTACTGGTCCCACGAGCCCCAAGGATTGTGGGAGTGGGACAACAGGAGACAGTGACCTGAGATGATGGGAGGTGAGAGTTTAGGTGAGAATGCCAGTCCTCCTCTGCATCCTTGGCAGGTGTAGGATGGCAGTGCCAGCCCAGCACTACCCAGATTCCCCCTTCCGTGGGTCCCTATTCTCTagtgccctccccacccctcctcaaTGCTGACCCGTATCCAGCAGCAAGCTCGCGATGGCCAGGTTCCCATGGGACACGCTGTAGTGCAGGGCTGTGTTTCCGTTGCCATCCGCCAGGTTCACCACGTGCTCCAGCAGCTCTCGCCCCAGGCGCGCCACCGCGCCCAGGACCCCGGCCACGGTCTCCGCTTGAGAGCGCCGCTGGCTCGACACCCGAAACCACTCCTGGGCCACCAGGCGCGCCGCGCCCTGCCAGGACAGGAGAGAGACATCAGCGAGGGCCCAGGGCAGGTGTGGGGGCGGGTCTGGGAACCCAGGCAGGGGGGGTTGGTCCCTCCGTATTTGAAGAGGGGCGTGGACTCGTGGGCCGCACCCCTTTGGAGGAGGGAGCAGTGTCAGTGTGGGTACGCGGCCCCAGAGGGCAAGGATGCTCTCCTTCCCGAGGAGAGCCTCCGAGAGAACCAGGAGTGGAGGAAGACTGTGAGCGCTTGTCTTTGGGGAGTCCGGGATGGGGTTGGGGCCGGGGTGGACCCTTCTGGGGAAATCAGAGAAAAATCAGCCCTGTTCTGGGGCGGAGATCCCTTTGGAGACCTTGGTATCCATGGAGGGCCCTGGCGCGAGGTGACGGAACTTGGGGCCCCCTTAACTCTAAAGAAGGCGATGCTCTTCCCTAGGCGGGCATCAGACTCCTGTGACGGGCTCTCTATGCACTCACACTGTCGCGGGGGACCCCGCGGGGCCGGCTCAGCTGCCGCTGCAGGGCTGCACACGCCTCCCTCAAACGCGGGCTCAGTTCGCACCTAGGAGACGGAGAGGCTCCAGGAGAGGTCGGGATGGAGAGTGGGAAGGCGGGGGAAAGAGCAGCCGTCCCCATTCCGTGTCCCTCGCGCGGCTCACCTCCCCTGCGCACCCGGCTGAGGTTCCTGCTCTGCCTCCGGCTCAGCGTCCCGGTCCTCCTTGCCGCTGGGAGCGCCAGGGGTCTCGGAGTCGGATGCCGCGCCGCTGTCGTCGCCTGAGCCCGAGGAACTGCTCCTCGGGGGCTCGGCAGCACCATCCTCGCTGTCGCCCTCGCTGGACGAGCTCTCGTacctgggggcagggtgggaggtaTATGCTGAGCCTCCCCCGTGGGCTCAGTCTGGTGTCCTGCGAGGTGGAAAGTggctgtccccattttacagatgtggacacTGAGGCCTGCCTAGACCACGCTGcgagcagagctgggattcaaaactCCAGTCTATGTCCCAGCAGATGCTGCCATGGGGAGGGGAAAAGTGCTCACTCTCCATTGAGGACCCCAACAAACTGCAGGCTCTTTGGTCCGGGGCTGGTTTGGCCACCAGGTTTACCGTCTTTCCTCTTCATGATGGATTTGAGGGTGCCTGGCGGAGATCAGATGAGACACTGAGTTCGAATTCAGCGGCCAACAAGCCAGGGCTCAGCGAGAGACGGGGACTCACCCGCGGGTGCCACGGCCCTGTCCCCATCCGTGGATCCGGGGGGGTTCTCCGGCATCGGGGCTGGGGCCTCCTCTGGAGCATCGGTCTGCGTGGTCTTCTCCACATAATCCCACGAGGTCTGGGTGGTAGCCACGCACGGCTGGGGCCGGGACGCCTCGGCCTCGGCCTTGGCCTCCTCAGCAGCCTCGCGGGCTTCCTCCAGCTCGCACAGCCGGCCCCGCAGGAGCTCGCTCACCCCGCGCTGATGCTCCAGGCTGGCGCGAAGTAGTTCCAGCTCGCGCTCGGCGGCCGCGGGCAGCCCCAGCAGAGCTTCCGTCACCCACGCCTCCGCCTCGAGAGTCTCAGGAGCTGCCCCCACGCCGGCCTCCTGGGTCTCCGGCACCGCCTGGACTCCCGCCTTTTGGGTCTCCGGCACGATCTGGGTGCCTGCCTCCCGTGTCTGGGGCGCCCGGTCGAGACCCGGCGGCGCACCCTCGCTGTAGCTAGAAGCTGACCCGTCCGGGCCGTCAGCCCCGGGGCTGGCCCTGGCGCGAACGCCGCGCTCAGAGGTGGCCAGGCGCTCGGTTAGCCGCCGCAGCTGAGCAAGCTTGTCCGGGCGCCCCTCGGCCTCCCCGTCGGACTCCGGCTGCCGGCGCGCAGCCAGCAACCGCGCCTTCTCGGCGCGCAGCGCGCGCACCTGCTCCTGCAGCTCGGGCAGCGCGTGCGCTTGTTCCTCGAGCTCGCGCAGGCGCCGCAGGGCCGCGGCCATCTGTTCGCGCACCAGCTGCAGCTGCCCTGGGCCCGGCGAGGCCAGGGCCGGATTGGGGGCAGGGCTGCTGTGGCCAGACCCGCGCGGGCTGCGCGGGGCAGCGCGGGCCGGGCTGGGCGCACCCTCTTGCGCCTGCGCTAGCTCCAACCGCCGGCTGGTCTCCAGGAGCGTGCGCTCGACGCGCGGGTTGCGCACCGGTGCGCGCGGGGACAGCGGCGGCAGCATCAGCGTGGACGGCGCACCCGGGGAGAGTGCGCCCGGCGCTGCGCCATCGTCACTAGCCAGGGACTCGCTGGAGGTCCAGGCGCCTGGGCTGCGCGCACCTGCGAGGCCGGCCCGGGGCGCGCGGGGACGGCGCGCGGGCAGGGGCCCCGCAGAGCGGCGGGCAGCGGGGCCGCGCTCCAGCTCCTCCACATACTTGAGGAAGTCCAAGTCCAGGTGGAAGCCGTAGGGGGTCTCCACCGAATAGGGCGAGCTCGGGCTGCGGGCGCCCCCAGTCGCGCTGGGGCACAGGCGAGGGCCGCCCAGGTCTGCGAACATGACAGGGGCGTGGAGGAACGTCAGGCCGGGGAGACGCAGAGAGACTAACAAAAGGAGCGCCTCCCCACCGCCCCACGACATGCTTTCACGACGCCACCTGCTCCAAACCCTGCACACCTGCGGTTGCACACCGAAGTTTATACACCTATCTGCACCCCAAAAGTTGTGCATTCAcgtgttgagcacctactgtgtaccaaaCGCTGAGGACATAGCAATGAACAAGACAAGCATCCTTGCCCACTTGTAGGAGACAGATAAACACAAACGTTCAAAAAAGGTCCTTAGGgcaataataaaaatttcaagatgAAACAGAGAGCAACTGACAGGCTTTGGCTCTGGCTGTCCCAGCAGATTTCTGGGGAGGGAACTTAGAAGTTGAGCCCTGAATGAGAAGGAGAAAGCAGCTGGGACGGGAGGTTCCTAAAAGAAAACAGCGCGTGCAAAGGCTCTGGGGTGGAATGAGCAGGGTGGACCTGAGTAAAAGCGGGATGGAGGTGAGAATGTGCAGAACAGAGtgaaagaagggaggagggagaagactAGAAGAGGGGGACTTGGGCCAGACTGTGAGGAACCTTCTGGGCCACTGTGAGGAGCTGGAGTTTTATTCCACCTGTAATAGGGCACCAGAGGCAGATTTTAAGCAGGGCCAGGACATTATCCACCTTTATAAAGGGCCCTCTGACCACTCTGCAGAGGAGGGAACTGCAGGGCTGTGTGGGCACCTGGGCGCCGGGTGTGGATctgtacacacacaaacaccattTTGCACACTTACCCGGCAGGTTCTGATTCAGGGCAAACTTGGCCATGTTTCCCGGAATAGCAGCCACCTTTTTCACACCCTGAAAAAGGCCCCCAGAGGGGTGAGGGTGGGTAGGGCTGGACCCTACCTCTCTGGCTGTGCCTCTGGGGTCTGTCTGGACTCTGCATGAGTAAACAGACCCAGCGCTCCTCTCCACCCCCCAACAcccccactacacacacacaggtcctctcctccctcctccctcaagTGGCCTTGAAAGTTTGGAATGAATGACTGTGGGGGCCCTCCTGTGCCAGGCCTCCTCAGCCTGCTGGGCGGGAAGGGCATCAAAAGAAGAAGGGATGGTGATAAGAGAACCAGAGcagctgggggcggggcagggggcggtGCTTTCCAGACCTGCGGAGATTTCTGTCAGTCCCTGAGGGAAATTAGAAACTGACGCTCAAAGGGGTGGAGTGTGATCATTCAGAGGAGGAAGGCGAGAGTTGGAAGCCTTTCGTGGGCTCATTAAAAACTCATCTGGTCAGATTCTGCAtactgaaaagaaacaaacagaaaacagaattcttacatttttttttccttagagtgCAAACAAAATATAATTGTACATCCAAATTTATATCAGTGTAACTTGTGAGATCCTTTAGGAATGATGAAGAGTTCTCCAACAGAGGCACCAAGGATGCAAAGTCTCCTTGTGATGTCTCTACTGGAGTGCCACAGGGCTCTGCCCTTAGTTCGTGAGAAATTGTAGTGGAACCACAAGCACCCAGATTGTGAGAGCTGTGGCTATGTTTGGGGCTAAAGGGAGAGAGACTCTTCAGGTGATGTGATGGAGGCTCTAAGAAACtgagggaggggcttccctggtgatccagtggttaaaaatccacctgccaatgcaggggacatgagttcaatccctggtccagaaagatcccacaagcagtggagcaactaagccccatctgccacaactactgaagcccacatgcctacaGCCCacgctccacagtaagagaagcgaccacaatgggaagcccgtgcactgctgcaatgcaatgaagagtagcctgggtttgccgcaactagagaaagccgcaACAACAGAgacgcagtgcagccaaaaacaaacaaataaaaataaataaatctaaaaaggaaactgaagattgGGTCACATCTAATAATGTGATATTTAACAGGGATTTTTCCAGAACTTTGTTATTGAGTCCACCACAATCAAAGTTACTGTGCTTTGTTTCAGAAAGCACAGAGCAGGAAAGATGGAGCTTTGAAGAGCCCACATGAAAAACCCTCAGAGAACTGCAAGCAGCTTGTATCGAGTGCCTACTCTGTGCCTGCTCTCATTTAATGTACCTCCCCCAGTATAAACCTGCAAGGAAGGATGGTTCCCCCTTTTCCAGATGGGGAAGCTAAGGCATAAAGCAATTAAGTCGATTACCTATAGGAAATGTCCTCAGACTGGGTTCCACTCATCTTCTGGGAACCCTTGTCTGCCCAGCCCTCCACCAGCAGGTGCCCACCAGCCCCAATCTGTACGCTTCCTGACCTACTGCCATCTGCACTAACCACCTGGCAAATTTCCCCATCACCTCTTCAGGTCTCTTGCACTCCTGATGACCACCTGCATACCTAACACCCACCAACCACCTGTTGGCCCACCTGACTCATTTTGCTCCACGGCTGGGTATATGGGCCCACTCGCCACCTCTGTCCAGCCTGGGTCCCTgacatcccccccacccccactccccaagggaggagggagtggcgGGGAACTTGCCGTCCTGAAGCAGCTGTTTCCGTCCCTCACACTGGCTATAAGGGGCCGGCCAGCAGGGCAGCACAGAGGACAGTCAGTGCCTCTCAGGACTTGTTTTCAGGAAGCTCTCTGGGAAGAGCTGGGTCATGGAGAAAACCTGGACTGGGGCTTA is drawn from Bos mutus isolate GX-2022 chromosome 7, NWIPB_WYAK_1.1, whole genome shotgun sequence and contains these coding sequences:
- the KANK3 gene encoding KN motif and ankyrin repeat domain-containing protein 3, with the protein product MAKFALNQNLPDLGGPRLCPSATGGARSPSSPYSVETPYGFHLDLDFLKYVEELERGPAARRSAGPLPARRPRAPRAGLAGARSPGAWTSSESLASDDGAAPGALSPGAPSTLMLPPLSPRAPVRNPRVERTLLETSRRLELAQAQEGAPSPARAAPRSPRGSGHSSPAPNPALASPGPGQLQLVREQMAAALRRLRELEEQAHALPELQEQVRALRAEKARLLAARRQPESDGEAEGRPDKLAQLRRLTERLATSERGVRARASPGADGPDGSASSYSEGAPPGLDRAPQTREAGTQIVPETQKAGVQAVPETQEAGVGAAPETLEAEAWVTEALLGLPAAAERELELLRASLEHQRGVSELLRGRLCELEEAREAAEEAKAEAEASRPQPCVATTQTSWDYVEKTTQTDAPEEAPAPMPENPPGSTDGDRAVAPAGTLKSIMKRKDGKPGGQTSPGPKSLQFVGVLNGEYESSSSEGDSEDGAAEPPRSSSSGSGDDSGAASDSETPGAPSGKEDRDAEPEAEQEPQPGAQGRCELSPRLREACAALQRQLSRPRGVPRDSGAARLVAQEWFRVSSQRRSQAETVAGVLGAVARLGRELLEHVVNLADGNGNTALHYSVSHGNLAIASLLLDTGVCKIDHQNRAGYSALMLAALTSVGREDDMAVVQRLFQMGNVNAKASQTGQTALMLAISHGRQDMVAALLECGADVNVQDADGATALMCASEYGRLDTVRLLLAQPGCDPALLDNEGTSALAIALEAEQDEVAALLHAHLSSGQPGSQLSPDSSTATPGEGGCSDSGEDPLPQ